One Clupea harengus chromosome 3, Ch_v2.0.2, whole genome shotgun sequence DNA window includes the following coding sequences:
- the yars2 gene encoding tyrosine--tRNA ligase, mitochondrial, with protein MAAPVTRVCPRVWKLCSSSFFRNTPFPNRAHFHLSVICNNGLLVSLNKRGVLKDCFPEGAGQVQLPLLLQSGSQTVYCGFDPTADSLHAGNLLAIIGLLHFRNAGHNVIALIGGATAQIGDPSGKTREREALHADVVKQNESGIRESLHRIFANHELYYCSDPKKLGTISVLNNAKWYKGWNVVAFLSDIGRHFRMGTMLSRHSVQSRLKSAEGMSFTEFSYQLFQAYDFYNLHQLYNCKIQLGGRDQLGNLMTGHEFIQKKTNEEVYGLTTPLITTSMGDKLGKSAGNAVWLNRERTSPFELYQYFLRQPDSSMESYLRLFTFLPVPEVDKVMEVHLQDPGKRTAQKRLAAEVTKLVHGKDGLESAKRCTNTLYHSDLKALEEMSDVELQELFREAPFLELLLEPGTTVLDACRHIQAIPDGPRGYHMVRDGGVWINHQRTDNPEQVLIPGNHILANGITLIRVGKKNFYILKWLNL; from the exons ATGGCGGCGCCCGTAACACGGGTTTGTCCTCGGGTCTGGAAGCTCTGCTCCTCTTCGTTTTTTAGAAACACTCCGTTTCCAAACCGCGCTCATTTTCATCTTTCAGTAATATGCAACAACGGGCTTCTTGTATCACTTAACAAACGCGGCGTGTTAAAGGATTGTTTCCCTGAAGGTGCTGGTCAGGTTCAGCTTCCTCTGCTCCTTCAGTCGGGGTCTCAAACTGTGTACTGTGGCTTTGATCCCACAGCAGACAGCCTCCATGCGGGGAATTTACTCGCAATTATTGGCCTCCTTCACTTCAGAAATGCTGGACACAATGTCATCGCTCTTATCGGTGGAGCTACTGCTCAAATTGGGGACCCAAGCGGgaaaacgagggagagagaggctctaCATGCTGATGTGGTCAAACAGAATGAAAGTGGCATTAGGGAGAGCTTGCACCGAATTTTTGCCAACCACGAACTGTACTATTGCAGCGACCCAAAGAAACTGGGCACAATATCAGTCTTGAACAATGCCAAGTGGTACAAAGGGTGGAATGTGGTGGCGTTTTTGTCAGACATAGGCAGACACTTTCGAATGGGCACCATGCTAAGTAGGCACAGCGTGCAGTCTCGACTCAAGAGTGCGGAAGGGATGAGTTTCACGGAGTTCTCCTATCAGCTTTTCCAAGCCTACGACTTCTATAATCTGCACCAGCTATATAACTGTAAGATTCAGCTCGGAGGAAGAGACCAGTTGGGCAACTTGATGACTGGACATGAGTTTATCCAAAA AAAGACTAATGAAGAGGTATATGGACTGACTACTCCCCTAATAACCACATCTATGGGAGACAAGCTGGGGAAGAGCGCAGGCAATGCAGTGTGGTTGAACAGGGAGCGAACATCCCCCTTTGAACTGTACCAGTATTTCCTCAGACAGCCAGATAGCAGTATGGAAAG TTATCTTAGGCTGTTCACCTTCCTTCCTGTGCCCGAGGTGGATAAGGTGATGGAGGTGCATTTGCAGGACCCTGGGAAGAGGACGGCCCAGAAACGTCTGGCTGCCGAGGTCACCAAGCTAGTCCATGGCAAAGATGGCCTGGAGAGTGCAAAAAG GTGCACCAATACTCTGTACCACAGCGACCTGAAGGCACTGGAGGAGATGAGCGACGTGGAGTTACAGGAGCTCTTTAGGGAGGCCCCGTTCTTGGAGCTGCTTCTGGAGCCAGGCACCACTGTGCTGGACGCCTGTCGCCACATACAAGCCATTCCAGACGGGCCCAGAGG GTATCACATGGTACgagatggaggtgtgtggatCAACCACCAACGGACCGACAATCCAGAACAGGTGCTCATCCCTGGCAACCACATCCTAGCCAACGGAATTACGCTCATCCGCGTGGGCAAGAAAAACTTCTACATCCTGAAGTGGCTAAACCTTTGA
- the cdkn1bb gene encoding cyclin-dependent kinase inhibitor 1Bb: MSNVRLSNGSPTLGRMDARLSDNLKSTACRSLFGPVNHEELKKDLKGRLHEMEEAASAKWNFDFSSHKPLPNGRYNWKTVDDSPIFYTSLRASNVTDSCPSGNTNVDLNGNHNCVVVTPCKHSEEKAERAENQMDIRDQCNGQRKRPACHESSSQNKRSHTSLDDVSRCSGLTQAVENTPRKPSPRTQT, translated from the exons ATGTCCAATGTTCGCCTTTCAAATGGGAGTCCAACTTTGGGACGGATGGATGCTAGGTTATCGGATAACCTGAAATCCACAGCCTGTAGAAGCCTTTTCGGTCCGGTGAATCACGAAGAGTTAAAGAAGGATTTAAAGGGACGTTTGCATGAGATGGAAGAGGCGGCTTCGGCGAAATGGAATTTCGATTTTTCAAGTCACAAACCGCTCCCGAACGGGAGATACAATTGGAAAACAGTGGATGACAGTCCAATTTTTTACACATCGCTGCGAGCGAGTAACGTTACGGACAGCTGCCCCTCAGGGAATACAAATGTGGATTTGAATGGGAATCATAATTGTGTGGTGGTGACACCCTGCAAGCACTCTGAGGAGAAAGCAGAGAGGGCTGAAAATCAGATGGATATCAGAGACCAATGCAATGGACAGAGGAAAAGGCCAGCATGTCACG AGTCGTCGTCTCAGAATAAAAGGTCACACACCAGTCTGGATGACGTTTCTCGTTGTTCAGGTCTGACACAAGCTGTAGAAAACACACCCAGGAAGCCCAGTCCCCGGACCCAAACGTGA